In Rhineura floridana isolate rRhiFlo1 chromosome 12, rRhiFlo1.hap2, whole genome shotgun sequence, a single window of DNA contains:
- the PUS3 gene encoding tRNA pseudouridine(38/39) synthase isoform X1, translating to MLLRFQPFLFCKRLRESCCRGILTMARDGAETEKLLKKVQELEETVERLQEKLLDSKAAAGTGGGLPASGKIKKRQQRPFDFSAYGRRHVALKIAYLGWEYQGFASQENTNNTIEEKLFEALSKTRLVDSRQTSNYHRCGRTDKGVSAFGQVISLDLRSNLSEDKAVNKPEGTTKDVATDTPEEILYTHILNQVLPPDIRILAWAPVDPSFSARFSCLKRTYRYFFPHADLDVALMNTAAQKFVGTHDFRNLCKMDVANGVTNFQRTVLTAEVKCVNREEEMEQHNPFQMYQFEVTGQAFLYHQVRCMMAILFLIGQRMEKPEIIDKLLDIENNPRKPQYSMAVEFPLVLYDCEFENIQWIYDRKVQEFNVTHLQQLWANHAVKTHMLYSMLQGLDFAEIPAETGSSNKVTFLWRELKPPVYKQISALIEGAKARKYKPLMDRPKCEGLESRISHFVRRGRIELPHLKKSKHAEMEADEQMEIQSNHSKSAEAGNEVPEQAAKRVCMSSNKIPDQLSFTKQIEEPLLE from the exons ATGCTTCTGCGCTTCCAGCCTTTTCTTTTCTGCAAGCGTCTGCGTGAAAGCTGCTGCAGAG GGATTCTCACTATGGCCAGAGATGGGGCAGAAACAGAGAAGCTGTTGAAGAAGGTCCAGGAACTGGAAGAGACTGTGGAAAGGCTGCAAGAAAAGCTCTTGGACAGCAAGGCGGCGGCAGGCACAGGAGGTGGCCTCCCAGCATCGGGAAAGATTAAAAAACGTCAGCAGCGGCCATTTGATTTCAGCGCTTATGGCCGGAGGCATGTGGCACTGAAGATAGCCTACCTGGGCTGGGAATACCAGGGCTTTGCTAGCCAGGAAAACACCAACAATACTATTGAAGAGAAGCTGTTTGAGGCTCTAAGCAAGACCCGGCTGGTGGACAGTAGGCAGACTTCCAACTATCACCGCTGTGGGCGCACTGACAAGGGAGTCAGCGCTTTTGGGCAG GTGATCTCCCTGGACCTCCGTTCAAACCTTTCAGAGGACAAAGCAGTAAATAAACCAGAGGGTACCACAAAGGACGTAGCCACAGATACTCCAGAGGAGATTCTGTACACCCACATCTTGAACCAGGTGCTCCCTCCTGACATTCGGATACTGGCTTGGGCCCCAGTAGATCCCAGCTTCAGTGCTAGATTTAGTTGCCTCAAAAGGACCTATCGTTATTTCTTTCCTCATGCTGATCTAGATGTAGCTCTCATGAATACTGCAGCTCAGAAGTTTGTGGGGACCCATGATTTTCGTAATCTATGCAAGATGGACGTAGCCAATGGTGTGACCAACTTTCAACGAACAGTTCTTACTGCAGAGGTAAAGTGTGTGAAcagagaagaggaaatggagcaaCACAACCCTTTCCAAATGTACCAGTTTGAAGTGACAGGCCAAGCATTCCTCTATCACCAGGTCCGTTGCATGATGGCTATCCTCTTCCTGATTGGACAAAGGATGGAGAAGCCAGAAATTATTGATAAGCTACTGGATATAGAGAATAACCCTAGAAAGCCACAATACAG TATGGCAGTGGAATTTCCCCTAGTTCTGTACGACTGCGAGTTTGAAAATATCCAGTGGATCTACGATCGGAAAGTCCAGGAGTTTAATGTCACTCACTTACAGCAGCTTTGGGCCAACCATGCTGTTAAAACTCATATGCTGTACAGCATGTTACAGGGGCTAGATTTTGCTGAGATACCTGCAGAAACAG GTTCAAGCAACAAGGTAACATTTCTCTGGAGAGAGCTAAAGCCCCCAGTCTACAAACAGATCAGTGCTTTAATAGAGGGAGCAAAAGCCCGCAAGTACAAACCACTAATGGATCGCCCAAAATGTGAAGGGTTGGAGTCTCGCATCAGTCACTTTGTGCGTAGGGGACGCATTGAACTTCCACACTTGAAAAAATCAAAACACGCTGAAATGGAAGCAGATGAACAGATGGAAATTCAGAGCAACCACAGCAAAAGTGCAGAGGCAGGCAACGAAGTCCCAGAACAAGCTGCAAAGAGGGTCTGTATGAGTTCAAACAAGATTCCAGATCAACTCTCTTTCACCAAGCAGATAGAAGAACCTCTTCTGGAGTAG
- the PUS3 gene encoding tRNA pseudouridine(38/39) synthase isoform X2 codes for MARDGAETEKLLKKVQELEETVERLQEKLLDSKAAAGTGGGLPASGKIKKRQQRPFDFSAYGRRHVALKIAYLGWEYQGFASQENTNNTIEEKLFEALSKTRLVDSRQTSNYHRCGRTDKGVSAFGQVISLDLRSNLSEDKAVNKPEGTTKDVATDTPEEILYTHILNQVLPPDIRILAWAPVDPSFSARFSCLKRTYRYFFPHADLDVALMNTAAQKFVGTHDFRNLCKMDVANGVTNFQRTVLTAEVKCVNREEEMEQHNPFQMYQFEVTGQAFLYHQVRCMMAILFLIGQRMEKPEIIDKLLDIENNPRKPQYSMAVEFPLVLYDCEFENIQWIYDRKVQEFNVTHLQQLWANHAVKTHMLYSMLQGLDFAEIPAETGSSNKVTFLWRELKPPVYKQISALIEGAKARKYKPLMDRPKCEGLESRISHFVRRGRIELPHLKKSKHAEMEADEQMEIQSNHSKSAEAGNEVPEQAAKRVCMSSNKIPDQLSFTKQIEEPLLE; via the exons ATGGCCAGAGATGGGGCAGAAACAGAGAAGCTGTTGAAGAAGGTCCAGGAACTGGAAGAGACTGTGGAAAGGCTGCAAGAAAAGCTCTTGGACAGCAAGGCGGCGGCAGGCACAGGAGGTGGCCTCCCAGCATCGGGAAAGATTAAAAAACGTCAGCAGCGGCCATTTGATTTCAGCGCTTATGGCCGGAGGCATGTGGCACTGAAGATAGCCTACCTGGGCTGGGAATACCAGGGCTTTGCTAGCCAGGAAAACACCAACAATACTATTGAAGAGAAGCTGTTTGAGGCTCTAAGCAAGACCCGGCTGGTGGACAGTAGGCAGACTTCCAACTATCACCGCTGTGGGCGCACTGACAAGGGAGTCAGCGCTTTTGGGCAG GTGATCTCCCTGGACCTCCGTTCAAACCTTTCAGAGGACAAAGCAGTAAATAAACCAGAGGGTACCACAAAGGACGTAGCCACAGATACTCCAGAGGAGATTCTGTACACCCACATCTTGAACCAGGTGCTCCCTCCTGACATTCGGATACTGGCTTGGGCCCCAGTAGATCCCAGCTTCAGTGCTAGATTTAGTTGCCTCAAAAGGACCTATCGTTATTTCTTTCCTCATGCTGATCTAGATGTAGCTCTCATGAATACTGCAGCTCAGAAGTTTGTGGGGACCCATGATTTTCGTAATCTATGCAAGATGGACGTAGCCAATGGTGTGACCAACTTTCAACGAACAGTTCTTACTGCAGAGGTAAAGTGTGTGAAcagagaagaggaaatggagcaaCACAACCCTTTCCAAATGTACCAGTTTGAAGTGACAGGCCAAGCATTCCTCTATCACCAGGTCCGTTGCATGATGGCTATCCTCTTCCTGATTGGACAAAGGATGGAGAAGCCAGAAATTATTGATAAGCTACTGGATATAGAGAATAACCCTAGAAAGCCACAATACAG TATGGCAGTGGAATTTCCCCTAGTTCTGTACGACTGCGAGTTTGAAAATATCCAGTGGATCTACGATCGGAAAGTCCAGGAGTTTAATGTCACTCACTTACAGCAGCTTTGGGCCAACCATGCTGTTAAAACTCATATGCTGTACAGCATGTTACAGGGGCTAGATTTTGCTGAGATACCTGCAGAAACAG GTTCAAGCAACAAGGTAACATTTCTCTGGAGAGAGCTAAAGCCCCCAGTCTACAAACAGATCAGTGCTTTAATAGAGGGAGCAAAAGCCCGCAAGTACAAACCACTAATGGATCGCCCAAAATGTGAAGGGTTGGAGTCTCGCATCAGTCACTTTGTGCGTAGGGGACGCATTGAACTTCCACACTTGAAAAAATCAAAACACGCTGAAATGGAAGCAGATGAACAGATGGAAATTCAGAGCAACCACAGCAAAAGTGCAGAGGCAGGCAACGAAGTCCCAGAACAAGCTGCAAAGAGGGTCTGTATGAGTTCAAACAAGATTCCAGATCAACTCTCTTTCACCAAGCAGATAGAAGAACCTCTTCTGGAGTAG
- the PUS3 gene encoding tRNA pseudouridine(38/39) synthase isoform X3: MLLRFQPFLFCKRLRESCCRGILTMARDGAETEKLLKKVQELEETVERLQEKLLDSKAAAGTGGGLPASGKIKKRQQRPFDFSAYGRRHVALKIAYLGWEYQGFASQENTNNTIEEKLFEALSKTRLVDSRQTSNYHRCGRTDKGVSAFGQVISLDLRSNLSEDKAVNKPEGTTKDVATDTPEEILYTHILNQVLPPDIRILAWAPVDPSFSARFSCLKRTYRYFFPHADLDVALMNTAAQKFVGTHDFRNLCKMDVANGVTNFQRTVLTAEVRCMMAILFLIGQRMEKPEIIDKLLDIENNPRKPQYSMAVEFPLVLYDCEFENIQWIYDRKVQEFNVTHLQQLWANHAVKTHMLYSMLQGLDFAEIPAETGSSNKVTFLWRELKPPVYKQISALIEGAKARKYKPLMDRPKCEGLESRISHFVRRGRIELPHLKKSKHAEMEADEQMEIQSNHSKSAEAGNEVPEQAAKRVCMSSNKIPDQLSFTKQIEEPLLE, encoded by the exons ATGCTTCTGCGCTTCCAGCCTTTTCTTTTCTGCAAGCGTCTGCGTGAAAGCTGCTGCAGAG GGATTCTCACTATGGCCAGAGATGGGGCAGAAACAGAGAAGCTGTTGAAGAAGGTCCAGGAACTGGAAGAGACTGTGGAAAGGCTGCAAGAAAAGCTCTTGGACAGCAAGGCGGCGGCAGGCACAGGAGGTGGCCTCCCAGCATCGGGAAAGATTAAAAAACGTCAGCAGCGGCCATTTGATTTCAGCGCTTATGGCCGGAGGCATGTGGCACTGAAGATAGCCTACCTGGGCTGGGAATACCAGGGCTTTGCTAGCCAGGAAAACACCAACAATACTATTGAAGAGAAGCTGTTTGAGGCTCTAAGCAAGACCCGGCTGGTGGACAGTAGGCAGACTTCCAACTATCACCGCTGTGGGCGCACTGACAAGGGAGTCAGCGCTTTTGGGCAG GTGATCTCCCTGGACCTCCGTTCAAACCTTTCAGAGGACAAAGCAGTAAATAAACCAGAGGGTACCACAAAGGACGTAGCCACAGATACTCCAGAGGAGATTCTGTACACCCACATCTTGAACCAGGTGCTCCCTCCTGACATTCGGATACTGGCTTGGGCCCCAGTAGATCCCAGCTTCAGTGCTAGATTTAGTTGCCTCAAAAGGACCTATCGTTATTTCTTTCCTCATGCTGATCTAGATGTAGCTCTCATGAATACTGCAGCTCAGAAGTTTGTGGGGACCCATGATTTTCGTAATCTATGCAAGATGGACGTAGCCAATGGTGTGACCAACTTTCAACGAACAGTTCTTACTGCAGAG GTCCGTTGCATGATGGCTATCCTCTTCCTGATTGGACAAAGGATGGAGAAGCCAGAAATTATTGATAAGCTACTGGATATAGAGAATAACCCTAGAAAGCCACAATACAG TATGGCAGTGGAATTTCCCCTAGTTCTGTACGACTGCGAGTTTGAAAATATCCAGTGGATCTACGATCGGAAAGTCCAGGAGTTTAATGTCACTCACTTACAGCAGCTTTGGGCCAACCATGCTGTTAAAACTCATATGCTGTACAGCATGTTACAGGGGCTAGATTTTGCTGAGATACCTGCAGAAACAG GTTCAAGCAACAAGGTAACATTTCTCTGGAGAGAGCTAAAGCCCCCAGTCTACAAACAGATCAGTGCTTTAATAGAGGGAGCAAAAGCCCGCAAGTACAAACCACTAATGGATCGCCCAAAATGTGAAGGGTTGGAGTCTCGCATCAGTCACTTTGTGCGTAGGGGACGCATTGAACTTCCACACTTGAAAAAATCAAAACACGCTGAAATGGAAGCAGATGAACAGATGGAAATTCAGAGCAACCACAGCAAAAGTGCAGAGGCAGGCAACGAAGTCCCAGAACAAGCTGCAAAGAGGGTCTGTATGAGTTCAAACAAGATTCCAGATCAACTCTCTTTCACCAAGCAGATAGAAGAACCTCTTCTGGAGTAG
- the HYLS1 gene encoding centriolar and ciliogenesis-associated protein HYLS1 encodes MEALMGPDRYRWASMSREDQLKEAAMTFIRLCAEQGEGDSPRKTHAAPQLDPYTRASVASLARPALPVMIRHLQTGSALQSKTPEVPRVARKPVMKRKVLRRRPDGEVEVTDESIISEPETSSPSDPECGELSQRMYSLKTQQEVEEESSEEESGPSICPESEIAYSWRTTEESQSRGSQRESQRRSITTYEQDLIIAGHPKSFILPRLEQLSRNRMKTDRVARYLEHKHDWESLRLPGEDPRKGVRWSIREQMLYKSELPPRAQHIYIPNNYLVPTEKKRSALRWGIRCDLANGVIPRNSCSS; translated from the coding sequence ATGGAAGCCCTGATGGGACCTGATCGCTACCGCTGGGCCTCTATGAGCCGTGAAGATCAGCTCAAGGAAGCTGCAATGACCTTTATCCGCCTTTGTGCAGAACAGGGAGAAGGTGATAGCCCAAGGAAGACACATGCTGCACCTCAGCTAGACCCCTACACAAGAGCTTCGGTGGCCTCTTTGGCCAGACCTGCACTTCCTGTGATGATCAGACACCTTCAGACAGGATCCGCCTTGCAATCAAAAACTCCTGAGGTTCCCAGAGTTGCTAGGAAGCCTGTGATGAAAAGGAAAGTTTTGAGGCGAAGGCCCGATGGAGAAGTAGAGGTGACGGATGAGTCCATTATCAGCGAACCAGAGACTAGCAGTCCGAGTGACCCTGAGTGCGGGGAGTTGAGTCAAAGAATGTACAGTCTGAAGACTCAGCAAGAAGTAGAGGAGGAGTCGTCAGAGGAGGAGAGCGGGCCAAGCATTTGCCCAGAGTCTGAGATTGCTTATTCCTGGAGAACTACAGAGGAGAGCCAGAGCCGAGGCTCCCAAAGAGAGAGCCAGAGACGCAGCATCACAACCTACGAGCAGGACTTGATCATTGCTGGCCACCCAAAGTCCTTCATATTACCAAGACTGGAGCAGCTAAGCAGGAACAGAATGAAGACAGATCGGGTAGCCCGTTACCTGGAGCATAAGCATGACTGGGAATCGCTGCGGCTGCCAGGGGAAGATCCCAGGAAAGGTGTGCGCTGGAGCATCCGAGAACAGATGCTATACAAGTCAGAATTGCCTCCCAGGGCTCAGCACATTTATATCCCCAACAACTACCTGGTGCCTACAGAGAAGAAAAGATCTGCCCTGCGTTGGGGAATACGCTGTGACCTGGCAAATGGTGTGATACCTAGGAATTCCTGCTCCTCCTAG